A genomic region of Pelodiscus sinensis isolate JC-2024 chromosome 19, ASM4963464v1, whole genome shotgun sequence contains the following coding sequences:
- the PET100 gene encoding protein PET100 homolog, mitochondrial isoform X4 yields MGVKLEVFRMVLYLSFPVAMFWISNQAEYFEEYVIKRKREIYPPEDERQDSAGIWRSSLLSAWRVWDQPEGSVCRAPPPPRDPH; encoded by the exons ATGGGGGTAAAGTTGGAGGTGTTTCGG ATGGTTCTGTATTTGTCCTTCCCTGTTGCCATGTTCTGGATCTCCAACCAAGCAGAGTACTTCGAAGAATATGTCATCAAAAGGAAG AGGGAGATCTACCCACCTGAAGATGAGCGCCAG GACTCAGCTGGCATTTGGAGAAGCAGTTTGTTGAGTGCCTGGCGGGTTTGGGACCAGCCAGAGGGGTCTGTTTGTcgtgctcctccccctccacgaGATCCACACTGA
- the PET100 gene encoding protein PET100 homolog, mitochondrial isoform X5, which translates to MGMVLYLSFPVAMFWISNQAEYFEEYVIKRKREIYPPEDERQDSAGIWRSSLLSAWRVWDQPEGSVCRAPPPPRDPH; encoded by the exons ATGGGG ATGGTTCTGTATTTGTCCTTCCCTGTTGCCATGTTCTGGATCTCCAACCAAGCAGAGTACTTCGAAGAATATGTCATCAAAAGGAAG AGGGAGATCTACCCACCTGAAGATGAGCGCCAG GACTCAGCTGGCATTTGGAGAAGCAGTTTGTTGAGTGCCTGGCGGGTTTGGGACCAGCCAGAGGGGTCTGTTTGTcgtgctcctccccctccacgaGATCCACACTGA
- the PET100 gene encoding protein PET100 homolog, mitochondrial isoform X6, with the protein MGVKLEVFRMVLYLSFPVAMFWISNQAEYFEEYVIKRKREIYPPEDERQRKELEDFKERMRKRHEERLLRAAQE; encoded by the exons ATGGGGGTAAAGTTGGAGGTGTTTCGG ATGGTTCTGTATTTGTCCTTCCCTGTTGCCATGTTCTGGATCTCCAACCAAGCAGAGTACTTCGAAGAATATGTCATCAAAAGGAAG AGGGAGATCTACCCACCTGAAGATGAGCGCCAG AGGAAGGAGCTGGAGGATTTCAAGGAGCGGATGCGGAAGAGACATGAAGAGCGGCTCCTGCGTGCagcccaggagtga
- the PET100 gene encoding protein PET100 homolog, mitochondrial isoform X2 translates to MVGRALGRGRGRPCCVPTWAETPCSVPRKMVLYLSFPVAMFWISNQAEYFEEYVIKRKREIYPPEDERQRKELEDFKERMRKRHEERLLRAAQE, encoded by the exons ATGGTGGGccgggccctgggcagggggaggggcaggccctgCTGTGTTCCCACATGGGCTGAGACTCCCTGCTCGGTGCCCCGGAAG ATGGTTCTGTATTTGTCCTTCCCTGTTGCCATGTTCTGGATCTCCAACCAAGCAGAGTACTTCGAAGAATATGTCATCAAAAGGAAG AGGGAGATCTACCCACCTGAAGATGAGCGCCAG AGGAAGGAGCTGGAGGATTTCAAGGAGCGGATGCGGAAGAGACATGAAGAGCGGCTCCTGCGTGCagcccaggagtga
- the PET100 gene encoding protein PET100 homolog, mitochondrial isoform X3 has product MGHPLESSRLQHSMKHWAAQQEMVLYLSFPVAMFWISNQAEYFEEYVIKRKREIYPPEDERQRKELEDFKERMRKRHEERLLRAAQE; this is encoded by the exons ATGGGGCATCCCTTGGAGAGTAGCAGGCTCCAACATAGCATGAAGCACTGGGCAGCTCAACAGGAG ATGGTTCTGTATTTGTCCTTCCCTGTTGCCATGTTCTGGATCTCCAACCAAGCAGAGTACTTCGAAGAATATGTCATCAAAAGGAAG AGGGAGATCTACCCACCTGAAGATGAGCGCCAG AGGAAGGAGCTGGAGGATTTCAAGGAGCGGATGCGGAAGAGACATGAAGAGCGGCTCCTGCGTGCagcccaggagtga
- the PET100 gene encoding protein PET100 homolog, mitochondrial isoform X1: MGHPLESSRLQHSMKHWAAQQEMVLYLSFPVAMFWISNQAEYFEEYVIKRKREIYPPEDERQDSAGIWRSSLLSAWRVWDQPEGSVCRAPPPPRDPH, encoded by the exons ATGGGGCATCCCTTGGAGAGTAGCAGGCTCCAACATAGCATGAAGCACTGGGCAGCTCAACAGGAG ATGGTTCTGTATTTGTCCTTCCCTGTTGCCATGTTCTGGATCTCCAACCAAGCAGAGTACTTCGAAGAATATGTCATCAAAAGGAAG AGGGAGATCTACCCACCTGAAGATGAGCGCCAG GACTCAGCTGGCATTTGGAGAAGCAGTTTGTTGAGTGCCTGGCGGGTTTGGGACCAGCCAGAGGGGTCTGTTTGTcgtgctcctccccctccacgaGATCCACACTGA